The genomic window cccctcatgctgggggtggagttaaaatcgtggccactggtctctttctgatgtgaacagattcacaccccagctgttcccagggttatctcttagccatctgagtctaccaatcagtagttgaaatctcctcctcccctgttctggggaaatggagcttccaattccagccacagaacaactcctggggcagcttgcactgccagagGAAGAAaatcaccggcctccatggcttgaccggtaatttcccagagaggctggctcagatccccacagcctcctccctgctagaggtggcactggggcctaggctagagttgcaatatgatctggatggaaagaagccggtccccaccagcactggaattttcagtctgctccgtttcccctcatgccaggtgcagagttaaaattgcagcttctggcctctttctgacctggacaggctcaaacttcagctattTTCAGGATTATACATTAGTCtgatgaatttactcatcagtacctgaagttggtgcccagttgcctcttccttccccatttttgggaagtggagctttcaattgcAGCTATAGAACAGCTCCCAAGATGACTTGTGCTTCCGGTGGAGGATGGTCACcggcctctggggcgtggagcctctacttatgaatcttctctgcagacgggcatctcctcctttcactccttcaaggatgttgcaggatgctcttctggcctcctgaagcccacagacaggtgcttcagctggcttcagagagctctgggtgtatgcttactgccctgtagcaggagcggACTCTaagaactccttactctgccaccatcttgctggtagTCCCAGATTGTTTTAATATCTTTGAATCACCCTCCACCCAATGATTATGTTTTATTAACAGTAGTAGGAATCTAGAGACACCCTAGCTCAACTACTCTTATCTCAGAAACACCAAGTCCAGATTCCAGAATTGAGCTGAACAATTATTTTAGGGCGTGAACCTTTGAGAAGTCTGAGTAACAGAACCAAATTCCATTTATCTTATTCTAAGAATCTCTTTTTAACCTAAACTGTCATTACTCCTGAAGTAGAAAAGGCAGTTATTTAATACTTTAATTATATTGTTTCAATGTATTAGTGCAATATATCTAGGACATATGCATCATCATAAAGTTGATGAtgataaaatgtattttgatAATAGCACCTGCATATTTGCTACAAATATTTACCAGTTTAAATGACGAGTCCACATGtaggaaaatgatttttaaaaaggctttcatTATGTGCTTTAATAATAAAGGTCTAATGAccaaaataagttttaaatgaATACTTTCAGGTTCTttactaataaaatttttaagtctaacttccttttaattttcttcctggTGGACCTCTGGTCTATGAAGATGATGACTTTTATATTTCTGCAACTAAGCAGCATTTTAAAACTCAACTGAGTTGTAAGAAGAAAATTCACAGAGTTTGAATGTCAGAGATACttgtaaaagaaatatttagagtACACAATTTAAAAGATTTGCTAATTTATGTTAATTCcatatgaacaaacataagcaaaaatttttttaatttgcctCCTTTTAAAAGAGATGCTGTTTATCACTGCCTTGCCTTTTATCAGGTATACCAGTTTTTCATTTCTATCAGTAATCTAAAAAACTATTTTAGCAACATTGTTATAACATGCAAACTAATAGTTATTTCTAATGTTATTAGGGTACttataaagaatattatttaatatacttCTTATCCTGGCCCATAAGTCTTTAACTTTACTCAACATATGAGTTCAGTTTTGCAACCCTGGACAAGTTACCCAAACTCTTACTCAGTTTGTCTAAAGAAGGGAAGACAGAATTACCTGCTTCAAAAGGCCACAATTAGGAAAGAGGAGTCAAACATGAAAAACACCAAGAAGCACAGAATCTGACACATAGCAGGCCAAGAGAAATGCCTttctttatcatcatcatcatcatcatgtcaTCATCTGTAGTCATCTATTCCTGTGAATTGATATATTCTTagcctaaattttattttttaatatggaacCATTCCAATTTCTGAAAGCACTAAGTTATAAattccatgttttattttctcatgctacaaacttttcttttctctttgaaattagttaataaaccttattaaaatagTCTTctataaaagaattatttaataaaGGCCATGggcatattttaaaagttgttcagacattttcccctttattcctCCTGGAATAGGCTATAAACCATGATAGAGAAATTTCCTACCTtacagagattttaaaatttatactctGTATGTCACTAAATCTTTTATCAGAATTGATTTCTCCAAACAGTTATACATTgattttgcttatcttttcacaagtctattttttccaattatttccaatatttaagaaaatgtggcattggtgtggagaaagtggccatggtggctgctgggtgtggggaatgggaggaagagatgagatgtggaggcattttcgggacttggagttgtcctggatggtgctgcaggatcaattaccagacattgtagatactctcatggcccgctggatggaacgtgggagagtgtgggctatgatgtggaccattgaccatgaggtgcagcgatgctcagagatgtattcaccaaatgcaatgaatgtctcatgatgatggaggagaatgtcaCTACGAGGGGAgtagtggggagtgggggggtatatggggacctcatattttttgaatgtaatattaaaaaaatgaataaagacaaaaaaaaataaaaatgaataaacgtacttaaataaatatatttgctgtggtatagcagtgctctaaaatgtattcaccaaatgcaatgaatgtgcttcaatgaagaaagaggttgttgatgtgggaggagtggggtgaggggggtggggtatatgggaacctcattttttaatgtaacattttttgtcatctatgtatcttcaaaaataccattaaaaataaatgaataaaaatttaaaaataaatataagacatACAATGAcgtattaaaataaattattcagtaggtatagctcagtggtcgagtgcctgctttTCATAGACTAGGTGCTAGGTTCAGTCCCCaatatcttctaaaaaataaaataaaataaatgaattatttgcaaaagcttaaatatgtatatatatatttttgcttcaCTTTACTTTTCATGAGAATTTAGACTAAGAAACCCAAAGCTTTTGCAAGTTCCATTTCCAACTTCTTCCACAGTTATAAAATtctgaattatttaaaattctttttgttttaaagccAGATAGTTAATATTATAGGAGATGACAGTCATGAGGCAAGCTGACACGAACTCCCAGGGATTTGAGAAACTGATCACTTTAGTTGAGTTGAATGATCCAATTCATGGGGATTTTAATCTGGAATTACCCCAGGTAAAGAAATATGTGTTCTTTAAGGACTTGAAATTATGTTTGCATTTTTAGTCATGCTTGGAGCTCTTATTTCATCTTTTCccgcaatttctttctttttttaatcattttttatatAGCAACATTCAGGCTGTGAAAAAAGCAACAAGACCCAGAAACCCAGATccataaataatttgaaaagaaaaagaagtatgcATGGGAGGGTAAGGGGACACCAGAGGCCaagcacacagcctcatgaaatcaacactctCTAAGCAGGCCTTATTTGGGAATATaggataatctatttccccaatataacagctTTACTCCTTTATATTAAGAGTTCTCTACTCAGGATTCTTCTActcattttatttaaacttataattttcaatgcacccattaaatatatctctcagagactTCAATCTTTTGACTGTTCATATGCTATTTACGCCCTGAGTCCcgacagagttgcagccaattcctactctccaattctttgcgcttgccctggacaaccaacaaaatgatggaCAAGCTCCCTCCCAAAGCACAAGATGTATAACTGCAAACAAAagaattccttccatctgtcccataatatctaagtcccttctcaaccTGAATTGATTGGAATGGACATTGTTCCAAATCCCTCACaactgaggaatgagcaaacgtAAGGGGAGTGGGTAATCACGGATCAaattagatttattgttattgtagttattatcttgtggtAACAGAAGttaaaacattgatataaagatagtgcaTGCCAGGGGTCCAGAAGTAGGGGAGGGTTGAATGGGTGTAACACAGAACCTTTTCAGGGTAGTGGCATTGTGGGGTATAAGACTGCACCAATGGACACATGACTATGCATTCACCAAAGCctgtaaaactgtacagcacaaagtaaaCCATATTggaaactatagactttggttaggagcaatgcctcaatattggttcatcaattgtaataaatataccacagtaatgtaatatgttaataataggggaaaccatatgtgtatgtatgtgaagGTTATAAGGGAATTCCATATACATTtggtgtaacttttctgtaaatctaaagcttctataaaaataataagtttattattacaaaaaaatttgtagaggaaatgcattttatatatatggtactaaaataaaattctttttaacaatCCATGATCATCACAACACAGAGAATCccaagttaaactatggactaaagttaatagtTCATTTATAAAAAGTGTgctttcattaattataataaatgtatcacacctatgcaaggtgttaataaaagggtggtttataggaattttgtattttatatatgattaCTCTGTAAAGTCATAacttctaaataaaaaataaaaatcattaagacACATATCACCCAATTTTAACATGTAAACCTCACTTTCATCAATTCTTGGTTCAAACAAATAAACTGTGAAAAGAAATATGAGACAAATTGGAAAACTTGAAAAGGTGCAATGATATTAAGGAAATATTGTTAACATTTAGATGAAATACTGGTATTTTAGTTAAGtttaaaaattgtcttatatTTTGAAGTATATTTGGAAAGGCTTACCGATAAAACAATTTGGTGACATATTCCCTATagttagaaaatccaaaaaaaaaaaaaaaaaaaaaaatctaaacagagcTACTAGACCTGATAGATGAGTTCAGAAAAGTAGCAGGAcagaagattaataagcaaaaatcagtagtgtttctatacaattctgttgagaaatctgaggaggaaatattttaaaaatttatttataaggcAACTAAGAGAACTATATATTTAGGAACTGAATATTTAgggcataaaggacctgtattcagaaaactacaataaaatattgctaaaagaaactgaagaaggcttaaacaaatggaagaacattctgtggtCATGAATTAGAAAACTaagtatctttaagatgtcaattctacccaaattgatttacaaattcagtgtaatcccagtaaaaaaattttttgcagatgtggaaaaaccaattatcaaatttatttaaaagcataAGGGGTaccaaatagacaaaaaaaatcttaaaaaagaaaaatgaaggtggTGGATTCTCATTctagactttaaaacatattatttagttgcagtggtaaaaacagcatggtactggcttaagGAAAGACAGACAAATTGACCAATTGAACCAaataaagaactcagaaatagaccctcacatctacagtccagtgatttttgacaagccagaCTTTAGACTGGGCAGATTTTAGactgggcagaacagtctattcaacaactggtgctgtgagaactggatagccatatccgaaagaaagaaagaggaccccgatctcacaccttatacaaaaattaactcaaaatggttcaaggacctaaatataaaagctacagccataaaactagaagaaaatgtagaaaaacatattCAAGATCGTGTGGTAAGCAAtaattaaaccttacacccaaagcttgaacactgaaagaaaggcaaataaatgggaccttctcaaaattaaacacttttgttcttccaaagactaccaagaaagtaaaaaggtaggctactcagtgggaaaaaaacatttggaaactatatatctgataagggtttgatattcatgttatataaagaaatcaaacaacctagtaataaaaagaatagcaacccacgaggacctgCTGGCGTGTTCTGGGGGTGCTGCCTGGGACCCCGCAGGGCAGGAGGGATGTGTGGTCGGATGTTGGCATGGGGCAGCAGCAGGAGCACTCGGCCCAGCACCCAGGGCCCCCACCTGTGTCCCCACCCCATGGGAGTGTTTTGGCTGCCATGCACTTGCCCTGGGAATCATTGCATGGAcacaatttcatttgtcttggataTATTTCTTGGAGTAGAATTAGCAAGAATTATGGTTCAAGTGCATGGATGCTAAGCCCATTCATTTTGGGTGAAGGATGAACATGGTAGGATGATGGGCAcaagtttaaattaaaaagacattcacaaaaaaacacattccaacattttaaagactgaaattGTGAAGTGCGATTTCTGAACAAGCACCAGAGATGGCTGAACCTATAGTGAGGTCAGAGGGATGGGGAgaagcacagaggaaagaggggGACACCCTGCCTCCCCCTGCTCTGGATCTCATGTCCTCCTGCGTGGCCGTCGCCAATGCTCAAGGCACAGGTTTCAGAAGCCAGGCCATGTGATCATAAGGTGTGGCCACTTCCACATCCTCCTCACTGCccacagaaaacaaaatagttAAATATAGCGTAACATCACCACTCCTGCAAGACAGTTCTTCCTCCATCCTTGAGTTGAAGAGCAAAGACACACAAGGAGAGACAAATTAACAAGTTTATTTATAATGATCCACATATATATAAGCTATCTACATCACATAGGGAAGATAGAGAAGGGCCCGTTCAGGCAAATGGGTATGGGGTAACAAGAGGTAACAAGAGGTAACAAGAGGTAACAagagggcttcctgccatttccaaGAAAAAAGGCCCAGAGTGTGGGTCTGCCCTGTTATCACCCAAGCCAGGGAAAGCACAGTTGATATATGTGTAGATCTTTCTCCTACTCCCTATGTGGAAGTCCTCGAGTCCATGCAGTGAACTCTTGCCagcctccaacacacacacacacacacacacacacacacacacacattacacACACGCTGGGCCTCCAGCTTGCTGACAGTGAAGAGGTTGAGCCGGACCTGTCCAATGCTTCTTTCTAGACGTTCAAAGACCCTTGACGAGGAGACTGGCTGCACGCCGTTTCTGGGGggcactttttctctttagtgGTGGTGGAGACTGGGTCCTTTGTGCTGGAAGAAATACCTCTTATGAAGCCCTGGGTAGGTGATGGGGTGCCCAAAAGGAAAAGCTGCTACTTACCTTGCCCATACCAGAGGCACAGTCGCTTTAACCCAAGGGGCAGCAAAAGTGCCTCCAAACACAAGTATTTTCCCAGTGGTGCTGGCTCCTCTAAAGCCAAAGGGGAACCCTGGCTGGAGGGGCCTCAGGTGTTTTGActtaaagggagaagagaagtttTCCCCTAGAAATGTTCTGACTTTGGCCAGGTGGGCCCCAGGTGCCCTGCTGGAAGGAGAGAACACAAGGGCCCTCAAGCACAGGGGTGGTGCTGTCCCCTCCCATTACACCACATCTGTGCCCTGGCCAGGTGGATCACAGGTGCCCTGGTTGAAGGTGGAATTAAAAGGCCCCCCAGCTCTGGATAGTGTTGGCCCCTCCTATTGTCCCACCTGGTTTCTTGTGAGGTAGACTCCGAGGGCCCTGCATGGAGGTGGAAGCAGAGGTGTCTTGAACTACAGGCATGACACTGGTTCCTCCTGCAGAAAGTATGCTCTGGCCAGTCGGGCCCTGTGGAGCAGAAGTGGTGCTGGAGCTTCCACTTGGTCCTGCTCCAAAGGTGAGGGCTCCAGAAGTGGAACTGGGTCCCGGGGCAGATGCGCTGACCGCACAGCTACTACTTCCCATCAGGGTGCTGACTGGGATGCCAAATCTGGAACCTGGCGATGTCAATCCCACAAATGCTGGTGGTGGAACACCACCACTGGGTGGCTGGGCTGTGGGAGAACTGAAGCCTGCAGCTTGTGCTGAGGATGGCGACTTTCCCAACTGGAAGCAGGGGTTAAAGCTGTTGGCTCCCGGCTGCTGCCCGTTGGGGACCCCAAATGTGGGCTGAGGCGTGGTTCCTGGGTAAAAGGGAAGATTGTATGTTGGAGGTGGACCATGGACCAACGGTGCAGGCAAGCCAGTGGAGACTTGGTTTGAGGCAATGCTGCCATTGCATGGTGTGTTGTCAGTACCAGGACATGCCGCATAAAAGGGGAAGACATTCTTCCTGGAGACAGGAGCAGTCTGGAGAGAGCCTACAGCCTGGGGAGGAGGTGTGGTGTCCATATCCTCAGCATCAGAGGTAAGCCTGGCTGCTGAGCATGCAGAGGGGCTGCCTGCTGGGGTGTCGGCAGCCACAGGAGAGATGGGCAGGCCAGTGGAGACAGGAGCAGCCTGGAGAGAGCCCACAGCCTGGGTAGGAGGCGTGGTGTCCATGTCCTCAGGATCAGAGGTAAGCCTGGTTGCTGAGCATGCAGAGGGGCTGCCTGCTGGGGTGTCAGCAGCCACAAGAGAGATGGGCAGGCCAGCGGAGACAGGAGCAGCCTGGGGAGGAGGCGTGGTGTCCATATCCTCAGGATCAGAGGTAAGCCTGGTTGCTGAGCATGCAGAGGGGTTGCCTGCTGGGGTGTTGGTGGCCACAGGAGAGATGGGCAGGCCAGCAGAGATAGGAGCAGCCTGGAGAGAGCCCACAGCCTGGGGAGGAGGCGTGGTGTCCATGTCCTCAGGATCAGAGGTAGGCCTGGGCTCTGAGCATGCAGAGGGGCTACCTGCTGGGGTGTCAGTGGCCACAGGAGAGATGGGCAGGCCAGCGGAGACAGGAGCAGCCTGGAGAGAGCCCACAGCCTGGGGAGGAGGCGTGGTGTCCATGTCCTCAGGATCAGAGGTAGGCCTGGGCTCTGAGCATGCAGAGGGGCTGCCTGCTGGGGTGTCGGCGGCCACAGGAGAGATGGGCAGGCCAGCGGAGACAGGAGCAGTGGGAAAAGTGGCTCCCAGCTGCTGCCCACCAAGGCCCCCAAATGTGGGCTGAGGGGTGGCTGCTGGACCCAAGGGGAGGATGAAAACTGGGGTGGGTGTAGTGTTTATTGGTACAGGCAGGTTGGTGGAACCTGGGGCATTTGCAAGAGGTGTTTGTTTTATATTACAGTGAGCATGTTCAAAACGGAGGGAAGGCACAACAGGGCTGGGAGGATGCAAGAAAATAACAGCGTGGGAAGGGGGAGTGGTGTCCATGTCACTTTCACTGGGGACCGAAGCAGGCTGGGAAATCCCGTGTGCAAATGTGCTGGCTGGGATGGTGGGTGTGACCAGGGGAGCCGCTAGGGGCTGGCTGGTGAGGACAGGGATATGGGTGGAAGGGAAGGTGGGAGGGGTTTGTGAGAACAGAGGAGGAGAAACTATGCACATGGGTGCGGGTGATTGCTTTGCAGGAGTGGTGTGCTGGAAGGAGAGGGTTAAGGCATTAGCAGGAGTGGGGAGGTCAGAAACAGATGTTGCAGCCCTGAGCGAATGTGAAGGTGTGGCAGCCTCGAGAGGATGAGGTGCTGTGGCCGCCGTGGGTGGACAAGAAGCCGAAGGTACAAGGGCAGAGGGGATTGGTGGCCTGGCAGGCAGGTCAGCCAAGGCAGTGGCCGCTGTGGCGGTGGTAGCTGGGATTGGCCCAGTGACTGGGGCTTGGCACAAGGCATCTGTAGTCTCCCCCAAAGGCAGAGAGGGAGAACTGGCAGGTGCAGGGACACTGCTCTCTGCAGAAGCCTCTCTTCCACCTTCCTCGGCGATGCCATGGCCCTGTTTTGGCTCAACCTTCTCTTGCCAGCATGAGCCTCCAGCTGCGGCTCTCCGAGGAAACTTCAGGGGTGGGGGCCGCTCACCTCCACCCCATgacagtggcagcagcagtggcaATGGTAGTGGCCTCCGTCTTTTCCGTTTACAGGGCCTGACGCTGGCTGGTGTGAGGAGAGGAGCGCTCCTTGACGGCTCAGCTGGACGGTGCTCTTCCTGCGTCTCCTCCCCTGGCTGTGAGCCTGGAGAGCTGCGGCCGTGGCTCCCCTCCAGCACCGCCTGTGGTGGTCTCTCTGACGGCAGCAAGCAGGAGGAGGATGCACCAGGGAGCCCTGCTGCCCCTGGACCGCCCCTTCCAGGAGGCAGGATGCTTCCTGCAGGCCTGTCCAAGCCCAGGATGGCCCAGCCGCTGACAAAGGAGCTCACAGACACCTGGGCCTCCTGACACCGGCTCTCTCCTTGTCCGTCCCTACAATGGAGATGCTTGTTCAGAGGTCCAGGACCACCCTGGAAGGACGTGACCACTTCCTCGGGCTTCAGGGGCCTGGATGGGGCCCAGACGCTTCCTCTGGTGTGGAGATCCCTCCTCTGCCCATCCTGCCCTCTGGTATCTCTGcaatcctcctcctccttttcctctgctCGCTCTTCTCTGCCCTCTTCTGGGGCCCTCGGTCCACTTTCCTTCAGGTGaaggggtgggaggtgtctggatggcTCCAGCCTCCTAGGGATGACCTGCTCAGGGGCCAAATCCAGAAGGGACAGTTTGCACCCTGGACGAGGGATCCTCACCACCCCAGAAGAGTAGCCAAACATCTTGGAGTTGCGCGATGACAGCACTGGCTTCAGACTCTCCCTCCCCAACACCGATGGCAGGACCCCCAGAGAGGAGCAGTGAGGGTTCCGGATGGGATATCTCCTCTTAGGGGCGATGTAAATCCCAGAACGTAACTTCATGGCATCCGGGCTGGACAACCtgtgggcagggccagggaggggtGCTGGGGCAGCGGGGCCATCTGGACGAGCCCCAGGAGAACTGTGGAGGGGATAAACAGGCGGGTGACTGCCGGGCCCTGAGCAGCAGCTGCAGGGCTGTGACTGAAGTCGGCTCAGGAAATTGCCCATGAAGAGCTACCTGTGCGCTGTCCAATCGAGGGAGTGGAGTGAGAAACTAGAGAGGTCAACTAGCTCCCAGCTCCTCCGAGGCAAGGACCGCACTGGCACTGTTGAGCTCCTGGCTTGAGGTAGAATCTGGACGTGTCACAGAGGGAGGGAATgtgaggggtgggggatgggcaagaggagaaggaagggcaGTTGGAACAGGTGCTGCAGTGCAAACTGCTAGGCCCAGTGACCCAGACTCAGTGGTCCTCTCTAGCACCCCGGCATGGTCTGCAGCTTGGCACACCTTCTCCGTGGCCATCCCGTCAATGAATGTCACCAGTAGGGCGTCAGACTTTTCTGGAGAGGGCTCGCAATGCCTGACTTGCCCAGATGCTGCACCCCACAACATCCCTTCCTGGCCTAGCTaggttttctttgctttttgatCAATTGGGTGAAAACAATGCTGAAGCCTTGGAACCTTCCTTGGGTCATGCAAGTGTTAATGCCcaacccaggatttgaaccccagcCTCTGTGATTCCAGAGTTCATTCATTTAACCACCAGGCGCTAGGGCCTCCTCCTCATATAGTGATTATgtattaccattttaaaaaacagtatttaaGGTCTTTAGCACCAGGGCATGCCTATAATGAGCACATGCACTGGTGTACTAGGAGCAATTATTTGATTCACTTCAAGTTCACCTTCATCCATACTGGGCTACTTACGTCTCCTTAGGTGTGGGGTAGGAACAATGAGTTATCAGTGTAGCACCATTGggtatttcttttctatttgatCTTTGCTGCACCATTTACAAGGGAATATTCCATATGGATAAGAGGCCAGTTTCTCTGGCTCTCCTAGAATATGCCCAGCAAGGCATCTCATCCATGTTTCAGAAGCAAATAGGTCATTTCACGTTAATAGCCAAGCAGTATATTGGCTTAAAGTAGGATCAGCACAGTTTGATCATTGTGAGCAAGCCAGTTGGTCCACTCTTCACTACACATTATTGGCCCCACATGTAACTTTAGAGATTCCTCTGCCCAAGAGAGGAGACTTGcacattatttttagttaaggtgtagccaaCTGGATCAGGATAGGTTTTGATTCTCTTACCATTGGCCATATAAAGAGATAGTCATGGAGGAGCTGGAAACAAAGGTca from Dasypus novemcinctus isolate mDasNov1 chromosome 12, mDasNov1.1.hap2, whole genome shotgun sequence includes these protein-coding regions:
- the LOC131280783 gene encoding nuclear pore-associated protein 1-like, with translation MGNFLSRLQSQPCSCCSGPGSHPPVYPLHSSPGARPDGPAAPAPLPGPAHRLSSPDAMKLRSGIYIAPKRRYPIRNPHCSSLGVLPSVLGRESLKPVLSSRNSKMFGYSSGVVRIPRPGCKLSLLDLAPEQVIPRRLEPSRHLPPLHLKESGPRAPEEGREERAEEKEEEDCRDTRGQDGQRRDLHTRGSVWAPSRPLKPEEVVTSFQGGPGPLNKHLHCRDGQGESRCQEAQVSVSSFVSGWAILGLDRPAGSILPPGRGGPGAAGLPGASSSCLLPSERPPQAVLEGSHGRSSPGSQPGEETQEEHRPAEPSRSAPLLTPASVRPCKRKRRRPLPLPLLLPLSWGGGERPPPLKFPRRAAAGGSCWQEKVEPKQGHGIAEEGGREASAESSVPAPASSPSLPLGETTDALCQAPVTGPIPATTATAATALADLPARPPIPSALVPSASCPPTAATAPHPLEAATPSHSLRAATSVSDLPTPANALTLSFQHTTPAKQSPAPMCIVSPPLFSQTPPTFPSTHIPVLTSQPLAAPLVTPTIPASTFAHGISQPASVPSESDMDTTPPSHAVIFLHPPSPVVPSLRFEHAHCNIKQTPLANAPGSTNLPVPINTTPTPVFILPLGPAATPQPTFGGLGGQQLGATFPTAPVSAGLPISPVAADTPAGSPSACSEPRPTSDPEDMDTTPPPQAVGSLQAAPVSAGLPISPVATDTPAGSPSACSEPRPTSDPEDMDTTPPPQAVGSLQAAPISAGLPISPVATNTPAGNPSACSATRLTSDPEDMDTTPPPQAAPVSAGLPISLVAADTPAGSPSACSATRLTSDPEDMDTTPPTQAVGSLQAAPVSTGLPISPVAADTPAGSPSACSAARLTSDAEDMDTTPPPQAVGSLQTAPVSRKNVFPFYAACPGTDNTPCNGSIASNQVSTGLPAPLVHGPPPTYNLPFYPGTTPQPTFGVPNGQQPGANSFNPCFQLGKSPSSAQAAGFSSPTAQPPSGGVPPPAFVGLTSPGSRFGIPVSTLMGSSSCAVSASAPGPSSTSGALTFGAGPSGSSSTTSAPQGPTGQSILSAGGTSVMPVVQDTSASTSMQGPRSLPHKKPAQRTQSPPPLKRKSAPQKRRAASLLVKGL